A genomic region of Desulfosarcina ovata subsp. ovata contains the following coding sequences:
- a CDS encoding LutC/YkgG family protein, with protein sequence MKPDPAVVETFIQKAEAVSAKVVRVASPEAAFAYAVDVCATKEACQLLVSGCEAPLSATAEALCETKQEKIMAAPNLPEVEFGALEKLCREKSIGLIKDDLRSHLAGIDIGFTRADYAIAETGTLVINSKSEALRLATMVSEIHIALLPVSRLRATAFDLTEELKQWMSDPADYTAMITGASRTADIERVLALGVHGPLELHILLWEEC encoded by the coding sequence AAGCGGTATCCGCCAAGGTCGTGCGCGTGGCCTCACCGGAGGCCGCATTCGCCTATGCAGTGGATGTGTGCGCGACCAAGGAGGCCTGCCAGCTGCTGGTTTCCGGCTGCGAGGCACCGTTGTCGGCAACGGCCGAGGCGCTTTGCGAGACCAAGCAGGAGAAAATCATGGCCGCACCCAATCTTCCCGAGGTGGAATTCGGAGCCCTGGAAAAATTGTGCCGGGAGAAGTCGATTGGTCTGATCAAAGATGATCTGCGCAGCCATCTGGCCGGCATCGACATCGGCTTTACCCGGGCCGATTACGCCATTGCCGAGACCGGCACCCTGGTGATCAACTCCAAAAGTGAGGCCCTGCGCCTGGCCACCATGGTCAGCGAGATCCACATCGCATTGCTTCCCGTATCCCGCCTGCGGGCAACCGCATTCGACCTGACGGAAGAACTTAAGCAGTGGATGAGCGATCCGGCCGACTACACGGCGATGATCACCGGTGCCAGCCGCACGGCAGACATCGAACGCGTACTGGCCCTGGGGGTTCACGGCCCCCTCGAACTTCACATCCTGCTCTGGGAGGAGTGCTGA